The following proteins come from a genomic window of Euwallacea fornicatus isolate EFF26 chromosome 9, ASM4011564v1, whole genome shotgun sequence:
- the hyd gene encoding E3 ubiquitin-protein ligase hyd isoform X5 translates to MSSLQYVVHPLPGTEEQFIDRLKEVADRINRLGHTLHPVLSSLRVGIKKICLSSTSIALLLDDGRICRISYNILSDRLDLSKNDSKRSWLLRSSGGAGGASGGGSGSSGGTGGKPTNGGRGCRTRANTRLIPGQRASRGGTNGSSRGAPVIIGTSASGSARPMVTVPAPYVPEELVSQAQVVLQGKSRNLIIRELQRTNLDVNLAVNNLLSRDDEEGEEGDDAADSYVPEDLISLLDGGFHSDHSVIIDADAMFSEDMFGYAGIRNRSGGGRTGRLSDRDATSGGGSGADRDRENFSRWRDRQYFGPRKWLETALRDNPYEKDADHKKKDSACPLWISDDLEFWPEPAPKFSQIATLYSELIALSSNGQLYQWKWNEHEPYKHPENPNIHHPKTIALNLVNEKVVHLSGCSTRCSVATESGKVATWLDELLAPASNKLEHAAQAYTEFLSDRISALFTCPLYTVAKLESGALYWWGVLPFAQRKRLWEKYRAKCRKQRPSSNQSEIVAGSQVCMKNSPMYQPGAVGFTVSAGVPKIGQLQNAAWTLSDTCTFKIMNVQVQASGEKPKEEARPGSSGSSLYVFKKGSSNKRSEDTLTESSGSNSKSSNSKENTDRLDMPPPPSPASSTCSDTGSTSKRQKKLVVTVSDINLDTRKDEEEWHLRDVIFVEDMRNIPTGRVLKVDGAYAAVRFPSTHSREKEGVKDLDDIFQDCRLMRKDDLQVIKSSSTSRVPDCFQKTPRRIQMSENIGQILTIAVDGLGIHSVVRNGTKLTYCIFNISTGRVEQENPLPSDTTAFMGLCPPLINLTCAGESNQTVLILRDGNNTIYPLAKDCADAIRDPQFLDLPPVKCVAASTVAVPSTSLNMKNQVALVVFALEQQVLMPKILRCDIEGVRQVLGQLDQDLKLNTVTRPSILTERCDGNRNIFHAVLNMCTPPSNKDSDTIQEDPIRYIQVQEDQIPTQSWPPETFDVASGDEDSIMSLGSSAANKGSSHNHSLSNTIVHPSERRSNAMQILHFLLYESSTIESHLIELLCAKDAQGQTPFMLAVSSRSYPAALEIFERIMKLGTAQEREEMIFPKGSNADHSPLHVLCCNDTCSFTWTGAEHINQDIFECRTCGLTGTLCCCTECARVCHKGHDCKLKRTSPTAYCDCWEKCKCKALIMGNQSVRYELLSRLVKDTNLVCLPNSRGESILLFLVQTVGRQNQEQRQFSKSRPRTSSRNKTPSSDIESDMPEHDLEPPRFSRRALECLLSDWKAVKSMIMSGMREPGDLQASLNDQPYVSGQSGTTLLDKFTHCFLVKCQMSTDVLAETLIKEMKNPDKKLSDLARFVARRFVRSVVRIFVIFSIEMAPTSSKRRVLNNQNQPLIRCKRLFQSLSKLAIEELCETADSLIAPVRLGVARPTAPFSLATSPNDVLNGSEELFLVDPLAPSTSRQNSQSTSVAFPYLNESIRRSQAARELLNIIDSEGLGMAVDNDDDVASDHEDHQTERDLSLVGQAPSLAESENQEAPADQPEGRLQGEESDPELDLLAETESDSDDNHSNQDAASAQRSVQTGATAGSDSGGLLLFPEDESGESSQQEEEESEAGTDEPDNEEYVTEEQLERRSTAAGGSGQRSNLAPQNMQWAIRSRESGRSTGVRLANGSNLVFIDPTSLRRSTTGSATVAASSEPITMATTASCLARAFGIVVRQIADLLSTVSNNSSTGIPSSSYMGVSQDDICNVQIYLEFRLKSTWDWLLTVMDATEAQLKFGASLTNSLENGGVSVTTNSSTSSSSASGIGTQLHPTSAGSGGGHRRVPVRSLLASLADLVGSSSGVVRSSRAHALAGAAGGSVGSRIVGFTTNVENSRTRPDRDGDGHAARREFLSYCLSLMRAHNSEHLDSLPILDVSALKHVAYVFDALIYYMRSGMLDNRDEDIRSQNNMLPLPPCYDQDENENEEADEDIAVNMDTDSLDDQEVSNLASNISSNLNSSSQHGFSGKGRKHSFFQRSESTLCLGCPPPDPFETPMSEALPLADQPHLLQPNARREDLFGIPKQPITLSSTGNSDNPLEQLPTKLSLSTRTTEYAMRQPAHANHPISNALNVMGPNPLTYPKNYNPDAEVTREVQIQTEPSLASTSREPQPGPSSGSLSPHKDQKKRTMQPFESLLAAIGNKASEEAINEKPQDLSARNIPVSSIPLPPDVPQSSRPQIIVSPRKSEIPMDCNSQDSLVESTDRIATDVNLSLPGSSRSPGKSVIVRAGSSMVNTQSQKSNDSDIMMDVQQPETLENQEISANVTVVTTSVSQEPSKSPTIGQVVSHDLLLGRWRLSLDLFGRVFMEDVGLEPGSIVSELGGFPVKEAKFRRDMEKLRNNQQRDLTLSKIERDRTQLLMQTFKELNTQYSSYNRRNSSSPPLAVNKVKVTFKDEPGEGSGVARSFYTAIAEAILSNEKLPSLEAVQVVDSKYSQYNVLQRVKDRRIKKFRGSLPRLRQRDREILRRSLPSRGSGRNRDHHRRTMSVDARPFVPAENMHHNADAPSMPDLSAGPGSGGVNSLPNEHLTTHQQQLGDRLYPKVYNLHPTFAGRITGMLLELSPAQLLLLLASEESLRSKVEEAVEMILAHSQSHADMGSDSLLDFERGSRKSTGSRGVNSDNSVLEEGASEEEDIAPLFYCPGKRGFYAPRQGKATFERLNAFRNVGRLLGLCLLQNELCPIFLTRHVLKSILGRPIKFHDLAFFDPVVYESLRQLVVDAETKDGYSLFSALDLNFTIDLGPEEGGGTMEIVPNGKEIEVTASNVYDYVRKYAKYRMIKVQEKAIESIRTGVFDVLPEGSLDGLTAEDLRLLLNGVGDINVQVLISYTSFNDESGESGERLVKFKRWLWSIVEKMTHLERQDLVYFWTGSPALPASEDGFQPMPSVTIRPADDAHLPTANTCISRLYIPLYSSRTVLRQKLLLAIKIKNFGFV, encoded by the exons ATGAGTTCTTTACAATATGTAGTGCATCCGTTACCTGGTACCGAAGAACAGTTCATTGATAG GCTCAAGGAAGTTGCAGATAGAATTAATCGCCTAGGGCATACTCTTCATCCAGTTTTGTCAAGTCTTCGTGTTGGTATTAAGAAGATTTGTCTCAGTTCCACTTCAATTGCTTTGTTGTTAGATGACGGTAGAATATGCCGGATTTCTTACAATATTCTCTCTGACAGATTAGACTTGAGcaaaaatgattcaaaaag ATCTTGGTTGTTGCGCAGTTCAGGGGGGGCTGGAGGAGCTTCGGGCGGAGGTTCTGGTTCAAGTGGCGGAACAGGTGGAAAACCCACCAATGGAGGACGAGGTTGCCGAACTAGGGCTAATACCAGACTCATTCCTGGACAAAGAGCTAGTAGGGGAGGTACTAATGGAA GTAGTCGAGGTGCGCCTGTCATAATAGGAACTTCTGCATCAGGCAGTGCAAGGCCTATGGTGACAGTCCCAGCTCCTTATGTTCCTGAAGAACTTGTATCCCAAGCTCAAGTTGTACTACAGGGGAAAAGcaggaatttaataattagagAATTGCAA AGGACCAATTTAGACGTAAATCTCGCAGTAAACAATCTTTTATCGCGCGACGACGAAGAAGGCGAGGAAGGTGACGACGCAGCTGACTCTTACGTCCCGGAAGATCTAATTTCATTACTCGATGGGGGATTTCATTCCGATCATTCAGTCATCATCGATGCCGATGCTATGTTTTCTGAAGACATGTTTGGATATGCTGGAATTAGGAA tCGCAGCGGTGGAGGTCGCACTGGGAGACTCTCAGATAGAGATGCAACTTCAGGTGGAGGTAGTGGTGCGGATAGAGATAGAGAAAACTTTTCCAGATGGCGCGACAGGCAATATTTCGGTCCGAGAAAGTGGTTGGAAACTGCATTGAGAGACAATCCTTATGAAAAGGATGCag ATCACAAGAAAAAAGACAGTGCATGTCCCCTTTGGATATCAGATGATTTGGAGTTTTGGCCAGAGCCGGCTCCCAAATTCTCTCAAATTGCTACTTTATACAGTGAACTTATAGCTCTATCTAGCAATGGACAACTTTATCAATGGAAGTGGAATGAGCATGAGCCTTACAAACATCCAGAG AACCCTAATATTCATCACCCAAAGACTATAGCCCTGAATTTGGTAAATGAAAAAGTGGTTCATCTCTCGGGTTGTTCCACCCGTTGTTCAGTTGCCACTGAAAGCGGCAAAGTAGCAACATGGCTAGACGAGTTGCTGGCCCCTGCTTCAAATAAATTGGAGCATGCCGCACAAGCGTACACAGAGTTCTTGAGTGATCGAATATCTGCCTTGTTTACTTGTCCCTTGTACACTGTTGCCAAGTTGGAAAGCGGAGCTTTATATTGGTG GGGAGTTTTGCCGTTCGCACAGCGCAAGCGTTTGTGGGAAAAATACAGGGCGAAATGTCGAAAGCAGCGTCCTTCATCAAACCAATCGGAGATCGTTGCCGGTTCTCAGGTGTGCATGAAAAATAGTCCGATGTATCAGCCAGGCGCCGTTG GTTTTACAGTATCTGCTGGAGTTCCCAAAATCGGTCAATTACAAAATGCAGCCTGGACATTAAGTGATACTtgcacttttaaaataatgaatgtgCAAGTACAAGCTTCCGGCGAAAAACCCAAGGAAGAGGCAAGGCCAGGGTCAAGTGGTTCTAGCTTAt ATGTTTTTAAGAAAGGTTCGTCCAACAAACGGTCTGAGGATACCCTTACTGAAT CTTCGGGTTCAAACTCAAAATCCTCTAATTCCAAAGAAAATACAGACAGACTGGATATGCCTCCGCCTCCATCTCCCGCATCCAGTACCTGTAGCGACACTGGAAGCACAAGTA AGCGTCAAAAGAAGTTGGTGGTAACGGTTTCCGATATAAATCTGGACACTCGCAAAGACGAAGAAGAGTGGCATTTGCGTGATGTGATTTTCGTCGAAGATATGCGTAATATACCCACGGGACGCGTGCTCAAAGTAGATGGAGCATATGCTGCGGTTCGTTTTCCATCTACACATTCTCGTGAAAAGGAAGGTGTAAAGGATTTGGATGATATCTTTCAGGATTGTCGTTTAATGAGAAAAGATGATCTTCAG GTAATAAAGTCGAGTTCCACCTCGAGAGTGCCGGACTGCTTTCAGAAAACACCTCGGAGGATTCAGATGTCTGAAAACATCGGACAAATTTTAACTATTGCAGTTGACGGGTTGGGGATTCATTCAGTTGTGCGTAATGGCACGAAGCTCACCTATTGCATTTTCAACATCAGCACTGGTCGTGTGGAGCAAGAAAATCCCTTGCCTAGCGATACAACAGCCTTTATGGGTCTTTGTCCTCCATTGATAAATCTTACTTGCGCCGGAGAG AGCAATCAGACAGTCCTGATACTGCGAGATGGGAACAACACTATTTATCCTCTAGCCAAGGACTGCGCTGATGCAATACGCGACCCTCAATTTCTTGATTTGCCTCCAGTTAAATGTGTAGCTGCTAGTACTGTAGCCGTTCCGAGTACAAGCCTTAACATGAAAAATCAAGTTGCTTTAGTGGTTTTTGCTTTGGAGCAGCAGGTGTTAATGCCCAAGATCCTAAGGTGTGATATTGAAGGTGTCAGACAG GTTTTAGGGCAATTGGATCAAGATCTTAAATTAAATACTGTTACAAGACCGTCGATTTTGACTGAGAGATGCGACGGGAACAGGAATATATTTCATGCTGTTTTGAATATGTGTACTCCCCCATCAAATAAAGATAGTGATACTATACAGGAAGATCCGATTAGGTATATTCAGGTTCAGGAGGATCAAATTCCCACCCAGAGCTGGCCGCCAGAGACTTTTGACGTAGCATCTg GCGATGAGGACAGTATAATGAGCCTTGGCAGCAGTGCAGCCAACAAAGGCAGTAGTCACAATCACAGCTTATCCAACACCATTGTGCATCCTTCAGAACGTCGCTCGAATGCAATGCAGATTCTCCACTTTCTTCTCTATGAATCCAGTACTATTGAAAGTCATTTAATAGAGTTACTGTGCGCCAAAGACGCGCAAGGTCAAACCCCGTTCATGCTCGCAGTTTCCTCACGAAGCTATCCGGCTGcccttgaaatttttgaaagaataATGAAGCTCGGAACTGCCCAAGAACGTGAAGAAATGATTTTCCCCAAGGGATCTAACGCAGACCATTCACCTCTTCATGTATTGTGCTGCAACGATACTTGCAGCTTTACTTGGACCGGTGCTGAACACATTAATCAAGACATATTTGAATGCAGAACTTGCGGGTTGACGGGAACTTTGTGCTGTTGCACGGAATGCGCCAGGGTTTGCCATAAAGGTCACGATTGCAAATTGAAGAGAACCTCACCTACGGCTTATTGTGACTGCTGGGAGAAGTGTAAATGTAAAGCCCTTATTATGGGCAATCAGTCTGTGAGATACGAATTGTTAAGCAGGCTGGTTAAGGACACAAATTTAGTGTGCCTGCCCAATTCTAGGGGTGAAAGTATTTTGCTGTTCCTAGTGCAGACTGTGGGCAGACAAAACCAGGAACAGAGACAGTTTAGTAAGTCTAGGCCGCGCACTAGTTCGCGGAATAAGACTCCGTCTTCGGATATTGAGTCTGATATGCCCGAACATGACTTGGAACCGCCGCGATTTAGTCGAAGGGCGCTGGAATGCTTGCTCTCCGATTGGAAGGCAGTCAAGAGTATGATTATGTCTGGAATGAGAGAGCCTGGTGATTTACAGGCAAGT CTTAATGATCAGCCCTATGTGTCTGGCCAATCCGGAACAACGTTATTGGATAAATTTACTCACTGCTTTCTAGTCAAGTGCCAAATGTCGACTGATGTACTGGcagaaactttaataaaagaaatgaaaaatcctGATAAAAAGCTTAGTGATTTGGCCAG ATTTGTGGCCAGAAGATTCGTCCGGTCAGTGGTGCGCATTTTCGTAATATTTAGCATAGAAATGGCCCCAACTTCTTCAAAAAGGCGTGTTTTAAACAATCAAAATCAGCCGTTAATACGGTGCAAGAGGCTGTTTCAATCGTTGAGCAAATTAGCTATTGAAGAATTGTGTGAAACGGCAGATTCACTGATAGCTCCGGTGAGATTGGGCGTCGCAAGACCTACTGCTCCCTTTTCGTTAGCAACCTCACCAAATGATGTTCTAAAT GGATCAGAAGAGTTGTTCTTAGTCGATCCTCTGGCACCCAGCACATCCAGACAAAACAGTCAAAGCACATCAGTAGCCTTCCCTTATTTAAATGAATCTATAAGAAGGTCTCAGGCCGCTAGGGAATTGTTGAATATCATCGATTCAGAAg GCCTTGGCATGGCAGTTGATAATGATGATGACGTCGCATCGGACCATGAAGATCATCAGACAGAGCGGGACTTGAGTTTGGTGGGCCAGGCTCCATCTTTGGCGGAAAGCGAGAATCAGGAAGCTCCTGCTGACCAACCAGAAGGACGGTTGCAG GGCGAGGAGTCAGACCCAGAATTGGACCTTTTGGCTGAAACTGAAAGCGACAGCGACGATAATCATAGCAATCAGGACGCGGCTAGTGCACAAAGGTCCGTCCAGACTGGTGCTACAGCAGGCAGTGATTCAG GAGGTCTGCTGTTATTCCCTGAAGATGAAAGCGGCGAATCAAGTCAACAGGAAGAAGAGGAAAGTGAGGCTGGTACCGACGAACCTGATAATGAGGAATATGTGACGGAAGAACAATTGGAGAGGCGTAG CACTGCCGCCGGCGGCTCAGGTCAACGTTCGAATCTCGCACCGCAGAACATGCAGTGGGCGATCAGGTCTAGGGAATCAGGACGGTCAACTGGAGTCCGTTTAGCGAACGGCTCAAATCTGGTGTTTATAGATCCCACTTCTTTGAGAAGATCAACTACGGGAAGTGCTACGGTTGCTGCTAGTTCGGAACCCATTACCATGGCCACAACTGCCAGTTGTTTGGCGAGAGCGTTTG GAATCGTGGTGCGACAAATTGCAGATCTCCTTTCCACTGTTTCTAATAATTCAAGTACAGGAATTCCCTCATCCTCCTATATGGGAGTATCTCAAGACGATATCTGCAACGTGCAG ATCTACCTAGAATTCCGTTTAAAATCCACATGGGATTGGCTGCTAACCGTAATGGACGCTACCGAAGCCCAACTGAAATTCGGTGCATCTTTAACCAACTCTTTGGAGAATGGAGGCGTGAGTGTTACCACAAATAGTAGCACTTCATCGTCGAGCGCCTCAGGAATCGGCACTCAGCTACACCCGACGTCAGCAGGCTCAGGAGGTGGGCATCGTCGAGTGCCTGTTCGCTCCCTTTTAGCCTCACTTGCTGATTTAG TAGGTTCCAGTTCGGGGGTGGTGAGATCAAGTAGGGCTCATGCCTTAGCGGGTGCTGCAGGTGGATCCGTGGGTAGTCGTATTGTTGGATTTACTACGAATGTGGAAAATAGCCGGACTCGGCCAGATAGGGATG GTGACGGTCACGCCGCAAGGAGGGAGTTTTTGTCATATTGCTTGTCTTTAATGCGTGCCCACAACAGTGAACATCTGGATTCGTTGCCAATATTGGACGTATCGGCCCTTAAGCATGTGGCTTACGTGTTTGACGCTTTAATCTATTACATGCGTTCTGGAATGCTAGATAATAG GGACGAAGATATAAGAAGCCAGAACAATATGTTGCCATTGCCGCCATGTTATGATCAGGACGAAAACGAGAATGAAGAAGCGGATGAAGATATTGCCGTGAACATGGATACAGACTCACTTGATGATCAGGAAGTATCGAACTTGGCCAGTAACATATCCAGCAACCTGAACAGCTCATCCCAACATGGGTTTAGCGGGAAGGGACGGAAGCATAGTTTTTTCCAG AGATCAGAATCAACATTGTGTTTGGGTTGTCCTCCTCCCGATCCTTTCGAAACTCCAATGTCTGAAGCCCTGCCATTGGCAGATCAACCCCATCTTCTGCAGCCGAATGCTCGTCGTGAGGATCTATTTGGCATTCCCAAACAACCTATAACTTTAAGTTCCACAG GGAACTCTGATAATCCACTGGAGCAATTACCAACAAAACTAAGTTTATCAACTAGAACTACAGAATACGCAATGCGGCAGCCGGCTCACGCCAACCATCCTATTTCAAATGCCCTTAACGTCATGGGTCCTAATCCTTTAACGTACCCCAAAAACTACAACCCAGATGCTGAAGTAACTAGAGAAGTGCAg ATTCAAACGGAGCCAAGCCTGGCAAGCACTTCAAGAGAGCCCCAACCGGGGCCTAGTAGCGGAAGTTTGTCCCCGCACAAAGACCAAAAGAAGAGGACCATGCAGCCCTTTGAAAGCCTGCTGGCAGCTATCGGTAATAAAGCTAGTG aGGAGGCCATTAACGAAAAGCCACAAGACCTGTCGGCGAGAAATATTCCAGTGTCATCGATCCCATTGCCTCCTGACGTGCCTCAAAGTTCCAGACCTCAAATAATAGTTTCACCGAGAAAATCTGAAATTCCAATGGACTGCAATAGTCAAGATTCG TTGGTTGAAAGCACAGATCGTATCGCAACCGATGTCAATTTATCCCTTCCAGGATCGTCGAGAAGTCCTGGTAAAAGTGTAATTGTTCGAGCTGGATCATCAATG GTGAACACCCAGAGTCAGAAATCGAACGATTCCGATATTATGATGGACGTGCAGCAGCCGGAAACGTTGGAAAATCAAGAGATTTCTGCCAATGTTACAGTGGTGACAACCTCTGTGAGTCAGGAACCTTCCAAATCACCGACAATTGGGCAGGTTGTGTCTCATGATTTGCTGTTAG GGCGTTGGAGATTATCCTTGGATCTGTTCGGCCGCGTATTCATGGAAGACGTTGGTTTAGAACCAGGTTCAATCGTGTCCGAATTAGGCGGATTTCCCGTCAAAGAAGCCAAATTCAGGCGGGACATGGAAAAATTGAGGAACAACCAACAGAGAGATTTGACATTGTCAAAAATCGAGCGTGATCGTACTCAACTTTTAATGCAAACTTTCAAGGAACTTAATACGCAGTACAGTAGTTACAATCGAAGAAATTCTTCTTCTCCCCCTTTAGCAGTCAATAA AGTTAAAGTTACATTTAAAGACGAGCCAGGTGAGGGTAGCGGCGTAGCCCGAAGTTTCTATACTGCAATAGCTGAGGCTATCTTGTCCAATGAAAAATTACCCAGCTTGGAAGCAGTTCAAGTGGTGGATAGCAAGTACAGTCAGTACAATGTTCTTCAGAG GGTGAAGGACagacgaattaaaaaattcaggggTTCACTACCGAGACTGCGGCAACGGGACAGGGAGATCCTCCGACGGTCGTTGCCTTCTAGAGGTTCCGGTAGGAACCGTGACCATCACAGACGCACAATGAGTGTTGATGCGAGGCCATTTGTCCCCGCCGAGAATATGCATCACAACGCGGATGCTCCGTCTATGCCAGACCTGTCTGCTGGTCCAGGTTCGGGAGGAGTCAATTCTCTCCCCAACGAACATTTAACAACGCACCAGCAGCAGCTCGGAGACAGATTGTACCCGAAGGTTTATAATTTGCATCCGACTTTTGCCGGTAGGATAACCG GGATGTTGTTAGAGTTGTCTCCAGCACAGTTACTTCTGCTTTTGGCTTCGGAAGAATCTTTGCGATCAAAAGTAGAGGAAGCGGTGGAAATGATACTCGCACATTCTCAGTCTCATGCCGATATGGGTTCGGATTCTCTATTAG aTTTCGAACGCGGTTCGAGAAAAAGCACTGGTTCCCGAGGCGTCAACTCGGATAATTCTGTTCTAGAAGAGGGTGCTTCGGAAGAAGAAGATATTGCGCCTCTATTTTATTGTCCAGGAAAGAGGGGATTCTACGCACCCAGACAAGGCAAGGCTACCTTTGAAAGGTTGAATGCCTTTAGGAACGTGGGAAG GTTGTTGGGTTTGTGTTTGTTGCAAAACGAACTTTGCCCGATATTTCTAACACGCCACGTACTGAAGTCCATTCTGGGGCGACCCATAAAATTCCACGATTTAGCCTTTTTTGATCCTGTAGTTTACGAATCTCTCAGGCAATTGGTAGTAGATGCCGAGACTAAGGATGGCTATAGTTTGTTTTCGGCTTTGGATTTGAATTTCAC AATTGATTTAGGACCAGAAGAAGGTGGCGGTACCATGGAAATTGTACCTAACGGAAAAGAAATTGAAGTAACGGCAAGCAATGTGTACGATTATGTTCGGAAGTACGCCAAATACAGAATGATTAAAGTTCAGGAAAAAGCAATAGAA AGCATTCGTACTGGAGTATTCGACGTCCTCCCTGAAGGGTCTCTCGACGGATTAACTGCAGAAGACTTAAGACTACTCTTGAATGGGGTGGGTGATATTAACGTGCAGGTGCTGATTTCTTACACATCCTTCAACGACGAATCTGGAGAGAGTGGCGAAAGACTTGTCAAATTCAAGAGATGGCTGTGGTCTATCGTAGAGAAAATGACGCACTTAGAAAGACAAGATTTG gtttatttttGGACTGGATCCCCAGCTTTACCGGCTAGCGAAGATGGCTTCCAGCCGATGCCCTCAGTGACTATTAGGCCCGCCGATGACGCTCATCTTCCCACCGCCAATACGTGCATTTCACGTCTTTACATACCGCTTTACAGCAGCCGGACAGTTCTAAGACAAAAGCTGTTGCTGGcaatcaaaataaagaatttcgGCTTTGTTTGA